In one window of Flavobacterium ginsengisoli DNA:
- a CDS encoding helix-turn-helix domain-containing protein, translating to MDISEETFIANLGTHIRQLREKKGLSQQALADDCDIKKNQIGRIERAEINTTVKTLIKIANALDIKPKELFDFPLK from the coding sequence ATGGATATTTCAGAAGAAACCTTTATTGCAAATCTTGGCACTCACATAAGACAATTGCGTGAAAAAAAAGGTTTATCACAACAAGCTTTGGCTGATGATTGTGATATCAAAAAAAATCAGATAGGCAGAATAGAAAGAGCCGAAATAAATACTACTGTAAAAACTCTTATAAAAATAGCTAATGCTTTGGATATCAAACCTAAAGAATTGTTTGATTTTCCTTTGAAATAG
- a CDS encoding GIY-YIG nuclease family protein, translating into MKTKKELRDEYKEMKFRKGVFQIRNTVNKKVYIDSSADLDAIFKRQKFQLNCGNHPVAELQKDWKELGEDKFEFEILSEIKENDTAVKSDPKDLKLLEQMFLDEIMPFDEKGYNKKKK; encoded by the coding sequence ATGAAAACCAAAAAAGAACTTAGAGACGAATACAAGGAAATGAAGTTCAGAAAAGGTGTTTTTCAAATACGAAATACCGTAAACAAAAAAGTATATATAGATAGCAGTGCTGATCTTGATGCTATTTTTAAACGCCAAAAATTTCAGCTTAACTGCGGGAATCATCCTGTGGCAGAACTTCAAAAAGACTGGAAAGAACTTGGAGAGGACAAATTTGAATTTGAAATCCTGAGCGAAATAAAAGAAAATGATACGGCTGTAAAATCTGACCCAAAAGATTTGAAACTTTTAGAGCAAATGTTTTTGGATGAAATAATGCCTTTTGATGAAAAAGGATATAACAAAAAGAAAAAATAA
- a CDS encoding TetR/AcrR family transcriptional regulator yields the protein MFIFYNDVYDMSRKEIQEQRMKDYFIQATKEILKGEGIQALSVRSIAEKAGYSFATLYNYFKDVKELIFFCVKDFQQECQEYVEDKTKDTERGEKKIIAISISYADYFVQYPSVFEIFFIEKLPNSAENARISELISSFLEKLCQEEFQYCIDQKSFTAEEVQEIVKELNGLITGILLLYLNRNYPSDYGDFTKNLKSQIEKTMKK from the coding sequence TTGTTCATTTTTTATAATGATGTTTACGATATGAGCAGAAAAGAAATACAAGAGCAGAGAATGAAAGATTATTTCATTCAGGCTACCAAAGAAATTTTAAAAGGAGAAGGCATTCAGGCTTTAAGTGTAAGAAGTATAGCCGAAAAAGCGGGTTATTCGTTTGCTACACTTTACAATTATTTTAAAGATGTAAAAGAACTTATTTTTTTTTGTGTGAAAGATTTTCAGCAGGAATGCCAGGAATATGTTGAAGATAAAACAAAAGATACGGAAAGAGGCGAAAAGAAAATTATTGCGATTTCGATTTCCTACGCCGATTATTTTGTACAGTATCCAAGTGTTTTTGAAATCTTTTTTATCGAAAAACTTCCTAATTCGGCTGAAAATGCCAGAATATCAGAATTAATTTCCTCTTTTCTCGAAAAACTCTGCCAAGAAGAATTTCAATATTGCATTGATCAAAAGAGTTTTACGGCCGAAGAAGTTCAGGAAATAGTAAAAGAACTTAATGGTTTAATTACGGGGATTTTACTGCTGTATTTAAACCGAAATTATCCGTCTGATTATGGTGATTTTACTAAAAATTTAAAATCGCAAATAGAAAAAACAATGAAAAAATAA
- a CDS encoding HAD family hydrolase produces the protein MSQQCVIFDMDGVISHTNPHHVIAFEKFFDKYNIPYTKEEFEEHMYGKHNSYIMTHFFKRPIAGEELIKLEDEKEGMFREIYKDKVEAIPYYMDFLNELKSRGFKTAVATSAPRANLDLIANALKLGEKMDSMMSSEDVTFHKPNPEVYLKSAERVGVSPSDCVVFEDSFSGITAGLNAGMKVVGVLSTHTKEELPPCDFYINDYSEVNVDKIIEILGR, from the coding sequence ATGAGCCAGCAATGTGTAATTTTTGATATGGATGGTGTGATTTCGCATACAAATCCGCATCATGTAATCGCTTTTGAAAAGTTTTTCGATAAATATAATATTCCGTACACGAAAGAAGAATTTGAAGAACATATGTACGGAAAACACAATAGTTATATCATGACGCATTTCTTCAAACGTCCGATTGCGGGAGAAGAACTGATAAAATTAGAAGACGAAAAAGAAGGAATGTTTCGCGAGATTTACAAAGACAAAGTCGAAGCGATTCCGTATTATATGGATTTTTTAAACGAATTAAAATCTCGTGGTTTCAAAACAGCCGTTGCAACATCGGCGCCTCGTGCGAATCTGGATTTGATTGCAAACGCTTTGAAACTTGGCGAAAAAATGGATTCGATGATGTCTAGCGAAGACGTTACATTTCATAAACCAAATCCTGAAGTGTATTTAAAATCGGCAGAAAGAGTTGGAGTTTCTCCTTCTGATTGTGTGGTTTTCGAAGATTCTTTTTCGGGAATTACAGCAGGATTAAATGCCGGAATGAAAGTCGTAGGCGTTTTGAGCACGCATACAAAAGAAGAACTTCCGCCATGCGATTTTTATATTAATGATTATAGTGAAGTGAATGTGGATAAGATTATTGAAATATTGGGTAGATAA
- a CDS encoding MFS transporter, whose protein sequence is MEDKSIFKSWVPKWAIITILFVCLLHSMILLGVYTSNVTYAASFLDIEPEDLQYAMCVTYGTLLATILIESRFSSFFPAKNYLMGVYSLIGVTIVTSGYVDNFAVFLLLRVAEGILMALPAITIRQLLIEQFDSKNAIIIGFSFYYGSLLLSTPFIMNIAVWFLDHYDWKYMLYVSGGLQVLNVFLILVTFRGHRTTKKIPLYQIDWMSYFLVLTAILCGAYFFVYAEKKYWFESSQMVLMLITALITGGLFIFKELLVKRPTFNFEVFKYANLRIGFLLFFLFYISRATLSLCHSAMYSIWNWDPSRVAGVQYINGLGNIIGLVLAAFFLMKSLSTKIIFLIGFSLIALYHFWFTFLFVPDVALSDIIVPYFLQGIGVGLLFVPLILFTTSSVPANMAVSSGIVGVSGRFWGSTIGFCVMQNATVFLNKKHFLKLSQFVTGENPEAQQNIANATQSFIAKGYSADNANVLAMKKIFGSIAKQSTLLADMEIYTIVGYGLLVLIILIACNQHLRQTMTLVKSKIWIG, encoded by the coding sequence ATGGAAGATAAAAGTATTTTTAAATCATGGGTTCCAAAATGGGCAATCATTACGATTTTGTTTGTTTGTCTTTTGCATTCCATGATTTTATTGGGAGTTTATACGTCAAACGTAACATATGCGGCAAGTTTTCTGGACATTGAGCCCGAAGATTTGCAGTACGCGATGTGCGTTACGTATGGGACTCTGCTGGCGACAATTCTTATAGAAAGCCGATTTTCGAGTTTTTTTCCTGCCAAAAATTACCTCATGGGCGTTTATTCCTTAATTGGAGTTACGATTGTAACGTCGGGTTATGTCGATAATTTTGCGGTTTTTCTATTGCTGAGAGTTGCCGAAGGAATCTTAATGGCGCTTCCTGCCATTACCATCAGACAATTGCTTATTGAGCAGTTTGATTCTAAAAATGCCATTATAATTGGGTTTTCCTTTTATTATGGTTCTCTACTGTTGTCAACGCCTTTTATTATGAATATTGCGGTTTGGTTTCTGGATCATTACGATTGGAAATACATGCTGTATGTTTCGGGCGGACTGCAGGTTTTAAATGTCTTTTTAATCTTGGTTACTTTTCGTGGGCACCGAACAACAAAGAAAATCCCGTTGTATCAAATCGACTGGATGAGCTATTTTTTGGTTTTAACAGCTATTCTTTGCGGTGCCTACTTTTTTGTGTATGCCGAGAAAAAATATTGGTTCGAATCTTCTCAAATGGTTTTAATGCTTATTACGGCACTTATTACGGGAGGTTTGTTCATCTTCAAAGAGCTTTTGGTTAAAAGGCCAACTTTTAATTTTGAAGTTTTTAAATACGCCAATCTGAGAATTGGGTTTTTATTGTTTTTCCTGTTTTACATCAGCAGAGCAACGTTGAGTCTTTGCCATTCGGCGATGTATTCGATTTGGAATTGGGATCCGTCTCGAGTTGCGGGTGTGCAATACATTAACGGACTCGGAAATATCATCGGATTGGTTTTGGCGGCTTTTTTCTTGATGAAATCGCTTTCGACCAAAATCATTTTTCTGATTGGTTTTTCGCTGATTGCGTTGTATCACTTTTGGTTTACGTTTCTATTTGTGCCCGATGTGGCTTTATCAGATATTATTGTTCCGTACTTTTTGCAGGGCATCGGAGTTGGATTGTTATTTGTTCCGTTGATTTTATTTACTACTTCTTCGGTTCCTGCAAATATGGCGGTTTCTTCAGGAATTGTCGGCGTTTCTGGACGTTTCTGGGGAAGTACGATTGGTTTTTGCGTCATGCAGAATGCAACTGTATTTTTAAACAAAAAACACTTTTTAAAACTAAGTCAGTTTGTAACTGGCGAAAATCCCGAAGCACAGCAAAACATTGCAAACGCTACGCAGAGTTTTATTGCCAAAGGATATTCGGCAGATAATGCGAATGTTTTAGCTATGAAAAAGATTTTTGGAAGCATTGCCAAACAGTCGACTCTGTTGGCAGATATGGAGATTTACACTATTGTAGGTTACGGTTTATTGGTTTTGATTATTCTTATTGCGTGCAATCAGCATTTGAGACAGACTATGACTTTGGTTAAAAGCAAAATTTGGATTGGGTAA
- a CDS encoding HlyD family secretion protein: MVKIKNETRRNKTFHILITIIACVLVISGVILGIWFYVFNRNHEETNDAQVEQYVTPIMSRITGYVQEVRFNENQFVHKGDTLVVIDNREYKSKLNVALADVQNAQQNSVVAQKNAINTASATAINEAQLEVAKSNLWKTKLEYERYKALVSEEAATSQQLEKVKADYESAQAHFQEMKNRIHSSALSTSVAEANVPTTQTNIASKQAVADNAALFLSYTIITAPYDGWVGKRTLQPGQLVKEGQSLLSIVSKEKWITANFKETQLQYLTVGQDVEIKADALSDKTFVGTIASLSPASGARFSLLPPDNATGNFVKIEQRIPVRIQLKDSDKQADFLRAGMNITVIASTLKWKIKVFLNHGFQNGQSLRFCLFVFCIP; this comes from the coding sequence ATGGTTAAGATAAAAAATGAAACTAGAAGAAATAAAACGTTTCATATACTAATAACAATTATTGCGTGTGTGCTTGTTATAAGCGGTGTTATTTTAGGAATTTGGTTTTATGTGTTCAACAGAAATCACGAAGAAACCAACGACGCGCAAGTCGAACAATATGTAACGCCAATTATGTCTCGTATTACGGGTTATGTGCAGGAAGTTCGTTTTAACGAAAATCAGTTTGTGCATAAAGGAGATACTTTGGTTGTGATTGACAATCGTGAATATAAATCAAAATTGAATGTGGCTCTTGCCGATGTTCAAAATGCGCAACAAAACAGCGTTGTGGCGCAGAAAAATGCCATAAATACGGCAAGTGCAACAGCGATTAACGAAGCGCAATTAGAAGTCGCAAAATCGAATCTTTGGAAAACTAAATTGGAATATGAAAGATACAAAGCTTTGGTAAGCGAAGAAGCGGCTACTTCTCAGCAATTAGAGAAAGTAAAAGCTGATTACGAATCGGCTCAGGCGCATTTTCAGGAAATGAAAAATAGAATCCATTCATCTGCTTTAAGCACTTCTGTTGCCGAAGCAAACGTTCCGACAACACAAACCAATATTGCTTCAAAACAAGCTGTTGCAGATAATGCTGCTTTATTTCTTTCGTACACCATAATTACAGCGCCTTATGACGGCTGGGTTGGAAAACGAACTTTACAGCCAGGACAATTGGTAAAAGAAGGTCAATCTTTATTATCAATTGTAAGTAAAGAAAAATGGATTACGGCCAATTTTAAAGAAACGCAATTGCAATATTTAACCGTTGGGCAAGATGTTGAAATTAAAGCCGACGCTTTGAGCGATAAAACTTTTGTTGGTACAATCGCCTCTTTATCGCCAGCGAGTGGGGCAAGATTTTCATTGCTTCCTCCAGATAATGCAACGGGTAACTTTGTAAAAATAGAACAAAGAATTCCAGTTAGAATTCAGTTGAAAGACAGCGACAAACAAGCCGACTTTTTAAGAGCGGGAATGAATATTACTGTGATCGCAAGCACACTAAAATGGAAGATAAAAGTATTTTTAAATCATGGGTTCCAAAATGGGCAATCATTACGATTTTGTTTGTTTGTCTTTTGCATTCCATGA
- a CDS encoding TolC family protein gives MFLKTTNSTDDCFPRILLLFLIVLAFNGLQAQEVHTVSLQDALKLAKENNKKILRSQLEVTLSEQNIKERKELRLPDVQLNGMYSRITNITEFKGSGFLKDKEVTPAIPEIYEVNSTFKMPIYAGNKINNAIKIANQESEIAKIKTEKAENDIELEVVANYLAIYKMMELQKIFEENIKEEKSRLKEVQSLHKHGTVTKNEVIRAELQLSDRELNALTNSKNIKIALHDLKTLIQIPENEEIAIDTTSSLDEMNGLDPYDFYMNKALQNEEMRIASQELNISKTELKMVKGNYLPSVHFFGNYGFYYPNYKFFPPNPYLYTLGQVGIEATFDLSSLYKNKTKMEQANTKIKWQEMQNEIVKEEIQDKLYKEHTQYQEILEKFVVVDKALDLADENYRIVKLKYLNQLVLITEMVDADNALLQAKYNKISTRLDAVLKHYELLHTAGMLPQS, from the coding sequence ATGTTCCTTAAAACAACAAATTCTACAGACGATTGTTTTCCCAGAATCCTGCTGTTATTCTTAATTGTATTAGCATTCAATGGCTTACAAGCGCAGGAAGTTCATACTGTTTCATTGCAAGATGCTTTGAAGCTAGCTAAAGAAAACAACAAAAAAATCCTTAGATCTCAATTGGAGGTCACGCTCTCAGAGCAGAACATCAAAGAAAGAAAAGAACTCCGACTGCCAGACGTACAGTTAAACGGTATGTATTCTCGAATTACGAATATTACCGAATTCAAAGGAAGCGGGTTTTTAAAAGACAAAGAAGTTACACCGGCAATTCCTGAAATTTATGAGGTCAATTCGACTTTTAAAATGCCAATTTATGCTGGAAATAAGATTAATAATGCCATCAAAATTGCGAATCAGGAAAGCGAAATAGCTAAAATAAAAACCGAAAAGGCCGAAAATGATATCGAGCTTGAAGTGGTGGCAAACTATCTGGCAATTTATAAAATGATGGAACTTCAGAAAATATTCGAAGAAAACATCAAAGAAGAAAAAAGCCGATTGAAAGAAGTGCAATCGCTTCATAAACATGGAACGGTTACGAAAAACGAAGTTATTCGTGCCGAATTACAGCTTTCAGATCGCGAATTGAATGCGTTAACTAACTCCAAAAACATTAAAATCGCACTTCACGATCTGAAAACGCTGATACAGATTCCAGAAAACGAAGAAATTGCGATTGATACAACGTCAAGTTTGGACGAAATGAACGGTTTAGATCCCTATGATTTTTATATGAATAAAGCTTTGCAAAACGAAGAAATGCGTATTGCAAGTCAGGAGCTGAATATCAGTAAAACCGAACTGAAAATGGTAAAAGGAAACTATTTGCCAAGCGTTCATTTCTTTGGGAATTACGGTTTTTATTATCCAAACTATAAATTTTTTCCGCCTAATCCGTATCTCTATACTTTAGGACAAGTTGGTATTGAAGCCACTTTTGATCTTTCGTCTTTATATAAAAATAAAACCAAAATGGAGCAGGCGAACACCAAAATCAAATGGCAGGAAATGCAGAATGAAATCGTAAAAGAGGAAATTCAAGATAAGCTTTATAAAGAACATACGCAGTATCAGGAAATTCTTGAAAAGTTTGTTGTTGTGGACAAAGCACTGGATTTGGCTGATGAAAATTACCGTATTGTAAAGCTGAAATACTTAAATCAGCTGGTTTTAATTACCGAAATGGTCGACGCTGATAATGCTTTGCTTCAGGCGAAATACAACAAAATTTCTACGCGATTGGATGCGGTTTTAAAACATTACGAACTGCTTCATACGGCTGGAATGCTTCCGCAGAGCTAG
- a CDS encoding AraC family transcriptional regulator produces MEHSGQKLDKYYIRKVDADKKSIYCHHDLMGELFIPPHRHVKAQLLYAEGDVVFVTTETKTYFLPARHFIWIPSGVEHSIEPKSESVTMRNLYFPVEKDEDDFYKVEGIYPVNNLLPQMMLFTNRWNGDLKKGTPNFAIAKAIKAILPQICTNNLPLELPQPKDKRLSKILRYIENNLGETILFADVAHEFGFSERSLYRLFQKDLGMSFIQYYTIRRILKAIELLLERKLSVKEVAEEVGYNSVPTFSNTFFKILGQRPSDYLNGEEILESK; encoded by the coding sequence ATGGAACATTCTGGTCAGAAACTCGATAAATACTACATCAGGAAAGTAGATGCTGATAAAAAAAGCATATACTGTCACCATGATTTGATGGGTGAATTATTTATTCCGCCACACAGACATGTTAAAGCGCAATTGCTTTATGCAGAAGGTGATGTTGTTTTTGTGACTACAGAAACCAAAACGTATTTTTTGCCAGCAAGGCATTTTATCTGGATTCCGAGTGGAGTGGAGCATAGCATCGAGCCGAAATCGGAAAGTGTGACAATGCGAAATCTGTATTTTCCTGTTGAAAAAGACGAAGATGACTTTTATAAAGTAGAAGGAATTTATCCGGTTAATAATTTATTGCCGCAAATGATGCTTTTTACCAATCGATGGAACGGTGATCTTAAAAAAGGAACTCCAAACTTTGCCATTGCCAAAGCGATAAAAGCGATTCTTCCGCAAATATGCACTAATAATCTTCCTTTAGAATTACCACAGCCAAAAGACAAACGACTTAGTAAAATCCTTCGTTATATTGAAAATAACCTGGGAGAAACGATTCTCTTTGCCGATGTAGCTCACGAATTCGGTTTCAGCGAACGCTCTCTGTATCGCTTGTTTCAAAAAGACCTAGGCATGTCGTTTATTCAATATTATACGATTCGAAGAATTTTAAAGGCAATCGAACTTTTGTTGGAAAGAAAACTTTCGGTAAAAGAGGTAGCCGAAGAAGTTGGTTACAATAGCGTTCCGACTTTCAGTAATACTTTCTTCAAAATTTTAGGCCAAAGACCTTCCGATTACTTAAACGGAGAAGAGATTTTAGAAAGCAAATGA
- a CDS encoding DUF58 domain-containing protein — MKIESEIEKVSSFQHLEMLANQVVEGFISGMHKSPFHGFSAEFAEHKVYNAGESTKHIDWKLFAKTDRLYTKRFEEETNLRCHLIVDNSSSMHYPELKSNQPFYEKKIGFAVLASAVLMNILKKQRDAVGLSVFSDKYEYYAPEKGSDRHHRMLLNKLEELLVQPKVKKTTDTITYLHQIAEKMHRRSMIILFTDMFQTEDDEKLFNALQHLKHNKHKVVLFHVVDNETELKFDFDNTPRKFIDLESGEEVSIFADNVKEQYEKRVEAYFKNLALTCAKNQIKYVPVNVGDNFEKILTTYLVEKQNFG, encoded by the coding sequence ATGAAAATCGAATCGGAAATAGAAAAAGTCTCCAGTTTTCAGCATCTCGAAATGCTGGCCAATCAGGTTGTGGAAGGTTTTATATCGGGAATGCATAAGAGTCCGTTTCATGGATTTTCGGCCGAATTTGCCGAACATAAAGTCTATAACGCTGGAGAAAGCACCAAACATATCGACTGGAAATTGTTTGCCAAAACCGATCGTTTGTACACGAAACGTTTTGAGGAAGAAACCAATTTGCGTTGTCATTTGATTGTAGACAATTCGTCATCGATGCATTATCCTGAACTGAAATCGAATCAGCCTTTTTATGAAAAGAAGATTGGTTTTGCGGTTTTGGCTTCGGCGGTTTTGATGAATATTTTAAAGAAACAGCGTGATGCAGTTGGTTTAAGCGTTTTCTCAGATAAATACGAATATTACGCTCCCGAGAAAGGAAGTGATCGCCATCATAGAATGCTTTTGAATAAACTGGAAGAATTATTGGTTCAGCCAAAAGTCAAAAAAACGACTGATACGATTACCTATTTGCATCAGATTGCTGAGAAAATGCATCGCCGTTCGATGATTATTTTGTTTACCGATATGTTTCAGACGGAAGATGATGAAAAGCTTTTTAATGCATTACAGCATCTTAAACACAACAAACACAAAGTAGTTTTGTTTCATGTAGTTGATAATGAAACCGAACTGAAGTTTGATTTTGATAACACGCCAAGAAAGTTTATCGACTTAGAATCGGGAGAAGAGGTTTCGATTTTTGCTGATAATGTAAAAGAGCAATATGAAAAGAGGGTAGAAGCTTATTTTAAAAACTTGGCTTTAACCTGCGCAAAGAACCAAATTAAGTACGTTCCGGTAAATGTTGGTGATAATTTTGAAAAAATATTGACTACATATTTGGTTGAAAAACAAAACTTTGGATAA
- a CDS encoding M1 family aminopeptidase translates to MKIFYSLLCFFILIFNGFSQSKASELFENGVSEQLANFRKKQISDLQYTLFFEIPNQKTENINSQLVVNLNLSDLSQPLILDFKEKTSNIKTVEANGKKVSIVHENGHIVIPVSALVSGKNTISISFIAGNLSLNRNDDFLYTLLVPDRASTLFPCFDQPDLKATYKLRLSVPKDWSVLAGANVVEKLEKGDFTSYTFGESDKMSTYLFSFVVGKFKSATRKPGLEMTMLYRENSPEKFRISADTIFNLHRQSLDFLEKYTNYKFPFQKLDFASIPVFQYGGMEHVGAIQYRESTLFLDNSATDSEKLNRAKLIAHETSHMWFGDLVTMKWFDDVWMKEVFANFMADKIMNPIFPKVNHNLQFFTAHYPSAFAEDRSLGTHPIKQHLANLKDAGSLYGAIIYNKTPIMMRQLEASMGKEAFQKGIQKYILKYANDNADWNNLVELLDAETSLDMKKWSDVWVNKSGRAIFMDQIEYDAKNRIKSFEIQQKAEDKSENIWPQVFQIGLVYAKEVKVLSININDKNTVVKEAIGIEKPLAIVYNYNGFGYGVFPLDGNNLNYIADLKDEMARASSYSNLYENTLIGNVSTEKAFDCFLKGIQTEQNELVLRIVSGSLNTIYWRLLTGKEQSKVQKPLEGVLYERLQANLSANIKKTLFGLFSSIAYSDSAKASLYKVWNREISIPNLKLNEDDYTNMAMNLAIFKHPKADEILEKTRTSFTNPDKQKRFEFLLPSLSKDESVRNAFMESLKDDANREKESWVSFGLANIHHPLRQESAQKYIRFSLDLVDEIQRTGDIFFPKDWLDNTVGKYSSKFAFDEVQRFLKENPNFSPILKRKLFQATDLLYKAQNIKKETE, encoded by the coding sequence ATGAAAATTTTCTACAGCCTTCTTTGTTTTTTTATCTTGATTTTCAATGGTTTTTCTCAATCAAAAGCAAGTGAATTATTTGAAAACGGTGTTTCTGAACAGCTAGCAAATTTTCGTAAAAAACAGATTTCGGATCTTCAATACACTTTGTTTTTCGAAATTCCGAATCAGAAAACAGAAAATATAAATTCTCAATTAGTGGTAAATTTAAATTTGTCTGATTTAAGTCAGCCTTTGATTTTAGATTTTAAAGAGAAAACATCCAATATAAAAACGGTTGAAGCAAACGGAAAAAAGGTCTCGATTGTTCATGAAAATGGACATATTGTAATTCCGGTTTCCGCTTTGGTTTCAGGAAAAAATACCATTTCGATTTCATTTATTGCAGGTAATCTGTCATTAAATAGAAATGACGATTTCCTGTACACTTTATTAGTTCCAGACCGCGCCAGTACTTTATTTCCTTGTTTTGATCAGCCAGATTTAAAAGCGACATATAAACTGAGACTTTCTGTGCCAAAAGATTGGTCGGTTTTGGCTGGAGCCAATGTTGTGGAGAAATTGGAAAAAGGTGATTTTACGTCTTACACTTTTGGAGAATCGGACAAAATGAGCACCTATTTATTCTCTTTTGTTGTGGGAAAATTCAAAAGCGCGACACGAAAGCCAGGTTTAGAAATGACGATGTTGTATCGTGAAAATAGTCCGGAGAAATTTCGCATAAGCGCTGATACTATTTTCAATTTACATCGGCAATCGTTAGACTTTTTAGAAAAATATACCAATTATAAATTTCCGTTTCAGAAACTGGATTTCGCTTCAATTCCTGTTTTTCAATATGGCGGAATGGAACATGTTGGCGCAATTCAATACCGAGAATCTACTTTGTTTTTGGACAACAGCGCAACTGACAGCGAAAAACTAAATCGCGCAAAATTGATTGCACACGAAACCTCCCACATGTGGTTTGGTGATTTGGTTACGATGAAATGGTTTGATGACGTTTGGATGAAAGAGGTTTTTGCCAACTTTATGGCCGATAAAATCATGAATCCGATTTTTCCAAAAGTCAATCATAATCTGCAGTTTTTTACGGCGCATTATCCCAGCGCTTTTGCGGAAGATCGATCTTTAGGAACACATCCGATCAAACAGCATTTGGCGAATTTGAAAGATGCAGGTTCGCTTTACGGTGCGATTATTTACAACAAAACGCCCATTATGATGCGTCAGTTAGAAGCTTCGATGGGTAAGGAAGCGTTTCAGAAAGGAATTCAAAAATACATTTTAAAATATGCCAATGACAATGCTGATTGGAATAATTTAGTAGAGCTTCTTGATGCTGAAACTTCGCTTGATATGAAAAAATGGAGCGATGTCTGGGTAAATAAATCGGGAAGAGCCATTTTTATGGATCAAATAGAATATGATGCTAAAAACCGAATCAAAAGTTTTGAAATTCAGCAAAAAGCAGAAGATAAATCAGAGAATATATGGCCTCAGGTTTTTCAGATAGGTTTAGTTTATGCTAAAGAGGTAAAAGTTTTATCAATCAATATTAATGACAAAAATACTGTTGTAAAAGAAGCTATAGGAATTGAAAAACCGCTTGCGATTGTTTACAATTATAATGGTTTTGGATACGGTGTTTTTCCGCTTGACGGGAATAATTTAAATTATATTGCTGATTTGAAAGATGAAATGGCTAGAGCTTCCAGTTATAGTAATCTTTATGAAAATACTTTGATTGGTAATGTTTCGACAGAAAAAGCTTTTGATTGTTTTTTAAAGGGAATTCAAACAGAACAAAACGAATTGGTTTTGAGAATTGTTTCGGGAAGTTTAAATACGATTTATTGGAGATTATTGACGGGAAAAGAACAAAGTAAAGTTCAGAAGCCGCTTGAAGGTGTTTTATATGAGCGTTTACAGGCCAATTTATCTGCGAATATCAAAAAGACTTTATTCGGATTGTTTAGTTCGATTGCTTATTCTGATTCGGCGAAAGCCAGTTTATATAAGGTTTGGAACAGGGAAATTTCTATTCCGAATTTGAAATTAAACGAAGACGATTACACCAATATGGCGATGAATCTGGCTATTTTCAAACATCCAAAAGCAGATGAAATCTTGGAAAAAACCAGAACTTCGTTTACAAATCCTGATAAACAAAAGCGTTTTGAATTTTTATTACCTTCATTATCAAAAGATGAATCGGTTCGAAATGCTTTTATGGAATCTTTAAAAGACGATGCAAACCGAGAGAAAGAATCTTGGGTTTCGTTTGGTTTGGCAAATATTCATCATCCGCTTCGTCAGGAAAGTGCGCAGAAATATATTAGATTTTCATTAGATTTGGTTGACGAAATTCAGCGAACGGGAGATATTTTCTTTCCAAAAGACTGGCTGGATAATACGGTTGGGAAATATTCGTCGAAATTTGCTTTTGATGAAGTGCAAAGATTCTTAAAAGAAAACCCTAATTTTAGTCCGATCTTGAAACGCAAATTGTTTCAGGCGACAGATTTGCTTTATAAAGCACAAAATATTAAAAAAGAAACCGAATGA
- a CDS encoding DUF4625 domain-containing protein: MRQWLLQVCSNDDSEEKQAIPTIDKIELGLSNSETATIGADFHFNAEVTAADKIENVQVKILQKSTETYLKVWSHEITWTQYAGAKNANVHKHFDIPEDAAEGKYDFIIIVNDQNGSKLEVKKNLTIINQKI, translated from the coding sequence TTGCGGCAATGGCTTTTACAAGTCTGCAGCAATGACGATTCAGAAGAAAAACAGGCAATTCCAACTATTGACAAAATCGAGCTTGGTCTTAGCAACAGCGAAACCGCAACTATTGGCGCAGATTTCCATTTTAATGCAGAAGTAACTGCTGCTGATAAAATCGAAAATGTACAAGTGAAAATTCTACAGAAAAGCACCGAAACATACTTAAAAGTCTGGTCACACGAAATTACTTGGACACAATATGCAGGTGCAAAAAACGCCAATGTGCATAAGCATTTTGATATTCCAGAAGATGCTGCAGAAGGCAAATACGACTTCATCATTATCGTAAACGATCAAAACGGAAGCAAGCTAGAAGTGAAGAAAAACTTAACCATTATAAATCAAAAAATATGA